The sequence TCTTCAATTCGCCCTCCGATCCGAAGTTAGTTCGGATGGCGGGCTCCCCGGGGCTTGTCGCGGGACGCCCAATCGGAGCGTCCGGGAACGGATATACACGTCTCGCTGACAGATTTCAATATCTGTCAGTCAATGATCCGTGATTGATAGCTGATTTTTTTCCCGGGGCGGCCCCGTCTCCGGCCCAACCGGTGGATTAGCCACTCTGGACAGCTTTCCATGGGCCGGATCGTTTGTTTCGCTCTCCCCGCTCTGCTAAATCGCGCCGTAAAAAGCATTTTGGCCGGAGCCCAAGCCCCAAGCGTCCCCTTAGGGCGTCCGCCCACCTCTTTGGAGCCGTCAGATGATCCCCCGCTATACCCGCCCGGAAATGGCCTCGATCTGGGAGCCGCAGACCCGGTTCAAGATCTGGTTCGAGATCGAGGCGCATGCGGCGGATGCCCTGGCCGAGCTTGGCACGATCCCCAAGGAGGCCGCCAAAACGGTCTGGGCCAAGGCCAAGGACGCCGTTTTCGACGTCGCCCGGATCGACGAGATCGAGCGCGAGACCAAGCACGACGTCATCGCCTTCCTCACGCACCTCGCCGAGATCGTCGGTCCCGAGGCGCGCTTCGTCCACCAGGGCATGACCTCCTCCGACGTGCTCGACACCTGTCTTAACGTCCAGCTCACCCGCGCCGCCGACCTCTTGCTCGCCGACCTCGACAAGGTGCTGGCGGCGCTGAAGAAGCGCGCCTTCGAGCACAAGATGACGCCGACCATCGGCCGCAGCCATGGCATCCATGCCGAGCCGGTGACCTTCGGTCTCAAGCTCGCTTATGCCTATGCCGAGTTCACGCGCGCCAAGGAGCGCCTGATCGCAGCGCGCAAAGAAGTCGCGACCTGCGCCATCTCCGGCGCGGTCGGCACGTTCGCGCAGATCGACCCGCGCGTCGAGGAGCATGTCGCCAAGGCCATGGGCCTGGTGCCGGAGCCGATCTCGACGCAGGTGATCCCGCGCGACCGCCACGCCATGTACTTCTCGACCCTCGGCGTGATCGCGTCCTCGATCGAGCGCATCGCGGTGGAGATCCGCCACATGCAACGCACCGAGGTGCTTGAGGCCGAGGAGTTCTTCTCGGAGGGCCAGAAGGGCTCGTCCGCGATGCCGCACAAGCGAAACCCGGTGCTGTCGGAAAATCTCACCGGCCTGTCCCGCATGGTGCGGGCCTATGTGACGCCGGCGCTGGAGAACGTCGTGCTCTGGCACGAGCGCGACATCTCGCACTCCTCGGCCGAACGCATGATGGGTCCCGACGCGACCGTGACGCTCGACTTCGCCTTGGTGCGCCTGGCTGGCCTGATCGACAAGCTCCTGGTGTACCCCGCCAACATGCAGAAGAATCTCGACCGCCTCGGCGGTCTCGTGCATTCGCAGCGCGTGCTACTCGCGCTCACCCAGAAGGGCGCCAGCCGCGAGGATTCCTACAAGCTCGTGCAGCGCAACGCCATGCCGGTGTGGCGCGGCGAAGGCGATTTCCTTCAGCTCTTGAAGAACGACACTGAGGTGAAGAAGTATCTCTCGGACGCCGAGATCGAGGAGCAGTTCGACCTCGGCTATCACCTCAAGCACGTCGATACGATCTTCAAGCGCGTGTTCGGCGAGAGCTGACAACTTCGCGTAGGGCGGATTAGCGCAGCGTAATCCGCCTTCCGTCCCAGCGTCGCGGCGGGTTACGCTACGCTAACCCGCCCTACGAAGAAAAACGGAGCCATCATGCCCATCGTCAACCGCGTTGCCGCCCTCTCCGACGAAATGGCCGCCTGGCGCCATGACTTCCACGAGAATCCCGAGCTGCAATACGACGTCCACCGCACCGCCGGCATCGTCGCTGAGAAGCTGCGCGCGTTCGGCTGCGACGAGGTGGTGACGGGCATCGGCCGCACCGGCGTCGTCGGCGTGATCCGCGGCCGCAAGTCGGCCTCCGGCAAGACCATTGGCCTCCGCGCCGACATGGACGCACTGCCGATCATGGAAACCTCGGGCGTGCCCTACGCCTCGAAAGTCCCCGGCAAGATGCACGCCTGCGGCCACGACGGTCACACCGCGATGCTGCTCGGGGCCGCAAAGTACCTGACCGAGACGCGCAATTTCGACGGCAACGCGGTCGTGATCTTCCAGCCCGCCGAGGAAGGCGGCGGCGGCGGCAAGGCCATGGTCGAGGACGGGCTGATGACGCGCTGGAACATCCAGGAGGTCTACGGCATGCACAATATGCCGAACCTGCCCGAAGGCCATTTCGCCACCACGCCGGGCCCGATGCTCGCCTCCTCCGACAACATCCAGATCACGGTCCACGGCAAGGGCGGCCATGCCGGCGCCGGCCCGCACAAATCGGTCGACAGCGTGCTGATCGGCTCGCAGATCGTCAATGCGCTGCAATCGATCGTGGCGCGCAACGTCGACCCGCTGAAGTCGGCAGTGATCTCGATCACGCAATTCCATTCAGGCACGGCTTTCAACATCATCCCCGAGGTCGCCGAGCTCGCCGGCACCGTGCGCACGCTCGACCCTGAAGTGCGCGATCTCGTCGAACGCCGCATCGGCGAGGTCGCCGACAGCATCGCCCGTGCCTATGGTGGCTCGGCCGAAACGAAATACACGCGGATGTATCCGGTGACGATGAACCATGCCCGCGAAGCAGGTCTTGTCGCCGATGTCGCCCGCGACATCGTCGGCACTGATCGCGTCAACGACAAGTTCATCCCGATGATGGGTGCCGAGGACTTCTCGTTCATGCTCGAGGCGCGCCCTGGCGCGATGATCCTGGTCGGCATGGGCGACGGCAACGAGTGCCATCACCCGGCCTACGTCTTCAACGATAACATCCTGGGCCACGGCGCCTCGTTCTGGGCCCGTCTGGTCGAGACGCGAATGCCGGCGGGGTAGAGCTGCATTCGCCGCACTTGTAGCCCGGGTCAGCAGAGGCCCCCGGGGACAGCCCTCGCGTTGCAGCAAGTCCGGATGTCGCTGCGCCTATCCGGCCGCATGTCCATCATCGTGCAGCAGAGCGCAGGCCCGTCGGCGTATCCGCCTCCAGCAGACCGGAGGCCGTCTCGTCTGACGCGAGAGGCAGGGTGAAATGAAAGACGGCGCCGCGCGGCTCGTTTGCCCCCGCCCACATCCTCCCGCCATGCGCCTCGATGATCGAGCGGCAGATGGCAAGGCCCATCCCCATGCCCGTCGGCTTGGTGGTGTAGAAGGCTTCGAACATGCACTCCACGTTCTTCGGATCCAAGCCCGGACCGGAATCCCGCAAGGTGACATGCACGTGGTTCGATGCGTCCCTGCCAGTGCTGATCAGCAATTCGCGCGCCCCCTCGTCGACCGAGGCCATCGCCTCGACCGCGTTGACAATCAGGTTGAGCATCACCTGCTGAAGTTGAACCCGATCAGCCTGAATAGGCGGCAAGCCCTCGGCAAGTTGCGTTCGCACCGAGACGCGGTTCTTCAACGCTTCGCTACGGGTCAGCGCGAGGACCTCGAGCACCGCCTCGTTGATCTCGATATGCTCCTTTTGCGGGGGCGCTTTCCTGATGAGTGCCCGGATGCGGCCGATGATGTCGCCGGCCCGCATGCCGTCGCCGGCGATCAAGTCGAGCGTCTGTCGAACCCGCGCCAGATTGGGCGGTTGCGCCCCCAGCCAGTTCACCCCGGCCTCGGCACTCGCCACGATGGCCGCGATCGGCTGGTTGACTTCATGGGCAATCGAGGCCGTGAGTTGCCCCATCGTGGTCACCCGATTGGCGTGCGCGAGCTCCAACAGGGCTTCACGGTAGCGCCGCTCGTGCTCGCGAGCTTCGCCCTCCGCCCGCTTGAGGGCCGTCAGGTCAAGGACGAAGCCCACCCCTTGATCCCCGCCTTCCCTGAGCATGGTCCCGCCGATCAGCACGGGCACACGACTTCCGTCCTTCCGCACGTACTCCTTCTCGAATGGCTGGACCGTCCCGCCCCGCTTCAGCTCCGCCACGGTTTGCCGGTCGCGTTCGCGCCATTCCGGCGGCGTGAGGTCGGTCCGATGCACGCGGCCTGAGACGAGATCCTCCCTGTCGTACCCCACGACACGCAGGAACGCATCATTGGCCTCGAGAATGCGCCCCTCGACTTCCCAGATGATGATGCCGATGATGTTGGCATCGAACAGGCGCCGGATCTTGATATCGCGCGCTGCAAGATCACTTTGGAGCTGGATGTTTTCCTCCGTCGCCTGTCTGCGCCGTTTCGCTTCCAGCCGCGCGAGCGCCAGCGCAGCTCCGGCCAGCGCGACGACGAGGACGACCGCGCCGGCGATCAGCCAGGTCCAGCGTTCCTCGAATGCTTCGGCGCGCGCCTCCCGGTCAGCAAGCCGAAAGCGCTCGTGATCCACCATCTGGTCGATTTGCGAACGGATCTCATCCATACTGCGAATCATCGCCAACGCCGCCAGCCCCGAGGTGCCGGCCGTCTTCACCATCTCGTCGATCTCACGCAGCTTCGCCGAAACGGTCAGTGCCAGATGTTGCGCGCGCAGAGTCTGCAACGGGTCGTCCACGACCAGCGCCTGAAGCGCCTGCGCCTCTCGCCGCACACCTTCGTCTGAGACGCCGTAGGCCTTGAGATAGGTCGGGTCGAGGGTCATCAGATACCCGCGCCGTTGGGCCTCCAGTTCCGCGATGATGGCCCGCAGCCGATCGAGGGTTTCGAGAACCTGGCGGCTGTGCCCGACCACTTGATGAGTCGACTGC comes from Bradyrhizobium sp. CCGE-LA001 and encodes:
- a CDS encoding M20 aminoacylase family protein produces the protein MPIVNRVAALSDEMAAWRHDFHENPELQYDVHRTAGIVAEKLRAFGCDEVVTGIGRTGVVGVIRGRKSASGKTIGLRADMDALPIMETSGVPYASKVPGKMHACGHDGHTAMLLGAAKYLTETRNFDGNAVVIFQPAEEGGGGGKAMVEDGLMTRWNIQEVYGMHNMPNLPEGHFATTPGPMLASSDNIQITVHGKGGHAGAGPHKSVDSVLIGSQIVNALQSIVARNVDPLKSAVISITQFHSGTAFNIIPEVAELAGTVRTLDPEVRDLVERRIGEVADSIARAYGGSAETKYTRMYPVTMNHAREAGLVADVARDIVGTDRVNDKFIPMMGAEDFSFMLEARPGAMILVGMGDGNECHHPAYVFNDNILGHGASFWARLVETRMPAG
- the purB gene encoding adenylosuccinate lyase; protein product: MIPRYTRPEMASIWEPQTRFKIWFEIEAHAADALAELGTIPKEAAKTVWAKAKDAVFDVARIDEIERETKHDVIAFLTHLAEIVGPEARFVHQGMTSSDVLDTCLNVQLTRAADLLLADLDKVLAALKKRAFEHKMTPTIGRSHGIHAEPVTFGLKLAYAYAEFTRAKERLIAARKEVATCAISGAVGTFAQIDPRVEEHVAKAMGLVPEPISTQVIPRDRHAMYFSTLGVIASSIERIAVEIRHMQRTEVLEAEEFFSEGQKGSSAMPHKRNPVLSENLTGLSRMVRAYVTPALENVVLWHERDISHSSAERMMGPDATVTLDFALVRLAGLIDKLLVYPANMQKNLDRLGGLVHSQRVLLALTQKGASREDSYKLVQRNAMPVWRGEGDFLQLLKNDTEVKKYLSDAEIEEQFDLGYHLKHVDTIFKRVFGES
- a CDS encoding ATP-binding protein, with amino-acid sequence MSVPVRALRLRWLARPLVLAVVTLMTLFAATAILGLQYWQQRQSTHQVVGHSRQVLETLDRLRAIIAELEAQRRGYLMTLDPTYLKAYGVSDEGVRREAQALQALVVDDPLQTLRAQHLALTVSAKLREIDEMVKTAGTSGLAALAMIRSMDEIRSQIDQMVDHERFRLADREARAEAFEERWTWLIAGAVVLVVALAGAALALARLEAKRRRQATEENIQLQSDLAARDIKIRRLFDANIIGIIIWEVEGRILEANDAFLRVVGYDREDLVSGRVHRTDLTPPEWRERDRQTVAELKRGGTVQPFEKEYVRKDGSRVPVLIGGTMLREGGDQGVGFVLDLTALKRAEGEAREHERRYREALLELAHANRVTTMGQLTASIAHEVNQPIAAIVASAEAGVNWLGAQPPNLARVRQTLDLIAGDGMRAGDIIGRIRALIRKAPPQKEHIEINEAVLEVLALTRSEALKNRVSVRTQLAEGLPPIQADRVQLQQVMLNLIVNAVEAMASVDEGARELLISTGRDASNHVHVTLRDSGPGLDPKNVECMFEAFYTTKPTGMGMGLAICRSIIEAHGGRMWAGANEPRGAVFHFTLPLASDETASGLLEADTPTGLRSAAR